In one window of Desulfurispora thermophila DSM 16022 DNA:
- a CDS encoding putative toxin-antitoxin system toxin component, PIN family, protein MIITVDTNVLISALGWDGAEAAVLELVLEGQLTLCISAPILSEFYRVVQYPKFGFTAAEIDGFIGRLLPVVKLVQPQHRIRAVAADPDDDKIIECAVTGGAAYIISGDKHLLELKEYAGIKIMRAARFLKEVLLI, encoded by the coding sequence ATGATCATCACAGTGGATACCAATGTCCTGATCTCCGCCCTGGGCTGGGATGGGGCGGAAGCGGCCGTGCTGGAACTGGTGCTGGAAGGACAGCTGACCCTGTGCATTTCTGCTCCCATACTCAGTGAGTTTTACCGCGTGGTGCAGTATCCCAAATTTGGCTTTACCGCCGCGGAGATCGATGGTTTTATCGGCCGATTGCTGCCGGTGGTCAAGCTGGTTCAGCCACAGCACAGAATACGCGCTGTAGCAGCAGATCCCGATGATGATAAAATTATTGAATGTGCGGTAACAGGAGGGGCGGCATACATTATTTCCGGCGATAAGCACCTCCTGGAACTCAAGGAGTATGCCGGCATCAAGATCATGCGGGCGGCCCGGTTTTTAAAAGAAGTTTTACTTATTTAA
- a CDS encoding sensor histidine kinase: MVLALLFTRWAESYVYRQKQEQLLAAGRSLQPVAGRYLAGELGQAGLESYFNTAARTAGARVYLLGERRVRALLPGGSPAAGPNAAGAKTGAQPKPSGGPGSNAVFGQTIRSIWQGQTVLSRKITLPALQSEVVLVGLPVTTNGSVRGVLLLASPLAEIQQLLRQIYLRIWLAAFLALLPALVLVYLAARRLVAPIKELQQAALHLAAGETPPDLPAQESSEIADLAAAFNYMKNRLRQLEKLRSEMIAAISHELRTPLTSLRGFIQAMRDGVIDREQYPRYLQLAHSETMRLIQLVQDLMDLARLQSGNFTLQPAPCPVNQLLEEVVAALQLAAQEKHIDLQLQPLPREIAITCDRDRLKQVLLNLLHNAVKFSPPGRSVTVQAARSQPPRPGFVPPHSATGGDVPSRPVSGDGARRENGSGKPGLSITVMDQGPGIPAEDLPFVFEKFYRAEKNARSAGGIGLGLAIAKNLVELHGGHIAIDSQPGRGTAVTVWLPAADTTRQCEPESGLPGEKISPETEHTLQ; this comes from the coding sequence GTGGTACTGGCCCTGCTCTTCACCCGCTGGGCCGAAAGCTACGTCTACCGGCAAAAGCAAGAACAGCTGCTGGCCGCCGGGCGGTCGCTCCAGCCCGTGGCCGGCCGCTATCTGGCCGGCGAACTGGGCCAGGCCGGCCTGGAGAGCTATTTCAACACTGCCGCCCGGACGGCCGGGGCGCGGGTCTACCTGCTGGGCGAGCGCCGCGTGCGCGCCCTGTTGCCCGGCGGGTCCCCGGCCGCCGGCCCAAATGCGGCCGGGGCAAAGACCGGTGCGCAGCCAAAGCCATCCGGCGGGCCAGGCAGCAATGCCGTCTTTGGGCAGACCATCCGTTCCATCTGGCAGGGTCAGACCGTTTTAAGCCGTAAAATCACCCTGCCCGCCCTGCAGAGCGAAGTGGTGCTGGTGGGCCTGCCCGTTACCACCAACGGTTCAGTGCGGGGCGTGCTCCTGCTGGCCTCACCTTTAGCAGAAATCCAGCAGCTTTTGCGCCAGATTTACCTGCGCATCTGGCTGGCTGCTTTTCTGGCCCTGCTGCCCGCTCTGGTCCTGGTCTACCTGGCGGCCCGGCGCCTGGTGGCACCCATCAAAGAGTTGCAACAGGCGGCGCTGCACCTGGCCGCGGGGGAAACCCCGCCCGACCTGCCCGCGCAGGAGAGCAGCGAAATTGCCGACCTGGCCGCGGCGTTTAATTATATGAAGAACCGCCTGCGCCAGCTGGAAAAACTGCGCAGCGAAATGATCGCCGCCATCTCCCACGAACTGCGCACACCGCTCACTTCGTTGCGCGGCTTCATCCAGGCCATGCGCGACGGAGTGATTGACCGGGAGCAGTACCCCCGCTATCTGCAGCTGGCCCACAGCGAAACCATGCGCCTGATCCAGCTGGTGCAGGACCTGATGGATCTGGCCCGCCTGCAGAGCGGCAACTTCACCCTGCAGCCCGCCCCCTGCCCGGTGAACCAGCTGCTGGAAGAAGTGGTGGCCGCCCTGCAGCTGGCGGCGCAGGAAAAACATATTGACCTGCAGCTGCAGCCTCTGCCGCGGGAGATCGCCATTACCTGCGACCGGGACCGCCTCAAGCAAGTGCTGCTCAACCTGCTGCACAACGCCGTCAAATTTTCCCCGCCCGGCCGGTCGGTGACTGTACAGGCGGCCCGTTCACAGCCGCCCCGCCCCGGTTTTGTCCCCCCTCATTCCGCTACCGGTGGAGATGTCCCGTCCCGGCCGGTTTCCGGGGATGGCGCCCGGCGGGAAAACGGTTCGGGTAAGCCGGGGCTGAGCATTACGGTGATGGATCAGGGGCCGGGCATCCCGGCGGAAGACCTGCCCTTTGTCTTTGAAAAATTCTACCGCGCGGAAAAAAACGCCCGCTCGGCCGGCGGCATCGGCCTGGGCCTGGCCATTGCCAAAAACCTGGTGGAACTGCACGGCGGGCACATTGCCATAGACAGCCAGCCCGGCCGGGGCACTGCCGTAACCGTGTGGCTGCCGGCTGCTGATACAACGCGGCAATGTGAGCCGGAGTCAGGTTTACCCGGGGAAAAAATTTCACCTGAGACAGAGCACACGTTACAATGA
- the serA gene encoding phosphoglycerate dehydrogenase translates to MYKVLVMDNVAEEGLAPLRQNPEIEVVIGGKMTEDELCAAIGEYDAMIVRSATKVTARVVENAARLKIVGRAGVGVDNIDLAACTAKGILVVNAPDGNTIAATEHTIAMMLALARNIPQAAGKMREGIWDKKAFLGVELRGKTLGILGLGRIGSAVAKRAQAMEMEVVAYDPFITEEKAATLAVRLLPLEEVLQKADFLTIHMPKTKESYHLINDDTIALMKDGVRIINCARGGIIDEAALYRAMQSGKVAGAALDVFEKEPNTDSPLLALPNFIATPHLGASTCEAQLNVAVDVAEEIVAALTGGLVKNTVNIPSISPKALAAVRPYLGLAEKMGRMLAQLVDGRLKKIEVVYSGDVAKCEVAPITTALVKGVLDPILQEVVNFVNASFLAKNRGIQVFQACDGEGEGYSSLITVRLYTDKGENSLAGTLTGQNEERIVMIDGYRVDLVPARHMLYVPHQDKPRIIGPVGTLIGEHSINIAAMQVGRKEIGGKAVMLLSVDCPVPPETLKAIAAIDGVFSVKMINL, encoded by the coding sequence ATGTATAAAGTCCTGGTCATGGACAACGTAGCCGAAGAGGGCCTGGCGCCCCTGCGGCAGAATCCCGAAATAGAAGTGGTCATCGGCGGCAAAATGACCGAAGACGAACTGTGCGCCGCCATCGGCGAATACGACGCCATGATCGTGCGCAGCGCCACCAAAGTCACCGCCCGCGTGGTGGAAAACGCCGCCCGCCTGAAAATCGTGGGCCGGGCCGGCGTGGGCGTGGACAACATCGACCTGGCCGCCTGCACCGCCAAAGGCATCCTGGTGGTCAACGCCCCGGACGGCAACACCATCGCCGCCACCGAACACACCATCGCCATGATGCTGGCCCTGGCCCGCAACATTCCCCAGGCCGCCGGCAAAATGCGCGAAGGCATCTGGGACAAAAAAGCCTTCCTGGGCGTGGAACTGCGGGGCAAGACCCTGGGCATCCTGGGGCTGGGCCGCATCGGTTCGGCCGTGGCCAAACGGGCCCAGGCCATGGAAATGGAAGTGGTGGCCTACGACCCCTTCATCACCGAGGAAAAAGCCGCCACACTGGCCGTGCGCCTGCTGCCCCTGGAAGAAGTGCTGCAGAAGGCCGACTTCCTGACCATCCACATGCCCAAAACCAAGGAATCCTACCACCTGATCAACGACGACACCATCGCCCTGATGAAGGACGGCGTGCGCATCATCAACTGCGCCCGGGGCGGCATCATTGACGAGGCAGCCCTCTACCGGGCCATGCAGAGCGGCAAAGTGGCCGGCGCGGCGCTGGACGTGTTTGAAAAAGAGCCCAATACCGACAGCCCGCTGCTGGCCCTGCCCAATTTCATCGCCACCCCCCACCTGGGCGCTTCCACCTGCGAGGCCCAGCTCAATGTGGCCGTGGATGTGGCCGAGGAAATCGTGGCCGCCCTCACCGGCGGTCTGGTGAAAAACACGGTGAACATTCCCTCCATCAGCCCCAAAGCGCTGGCCGCCGTACGCCCCTACCTGGGCCTGGCGGAAAAAATGGGGCGCATGTTGGCCCAGCTGGTGGACGGCCGCCTGAAGAAGATCGAAGTGGTGTACAGCGGCGACGTGGCCAAATGCGAAGTGGCCCCCATCACCACCGCCCTGGTCAAGGGCGTGCTGGATCCCATCCTGCAGGAAGTGGTCAACTTTGTCAACGCCTCCTTCCTGGCCAAAAACCGCGGCATCCAGGTCTTCCAGGCCTGTGACGGCGAGGGTGAGGGCTACAGCAGCCTGATCACCGTGCGCCTGTACACCGACAAGGGGGAGAACTCCCTGGCCGGCACCCTCACCGGGCAGAACGAAGAACGCATCGTGATGATCGACGGCTACCGGGTGGATCTGGTGCCCGCGCGGCACATGCTCTACGTGCCGCACCAGGATAAGCCGCGCATCATCGGCCCCGTGGGCACGCTGATTGGCGAGCACAGCATCAACATCGCCGCCATGCAGGTGGGCCGCAAAGAAATCGGCGGCAAAGCCGTTATGCTGCTCTCGGTGGACTGCCCCGTGCCGCCCGAAACCTTGAAAGCCATTGCCGCCATTGACGGCGTATTCAGTGTCAAAATGATCAACCTGTAA
- a CDS encoding AbrB/MazE/SpoVT family DNA-binding domain-containing protein: MRELFMARLTTKGQITIPVELRRFLDLQAGDYIIFEKKDSRVEVKKMPAADLASFARPIRQRFQERGITPQDIEEAIAWARGHKP, translated from the coding sequence GTGAGGGAATTGTTCATGGCCCGTTTAACTACCAAAGGGCAAATCACCATACCGGTGGAATTGCGCCGCTTTCTGGATTTGCAGGCGGGAGATTATATCATCTTTGAAAAAAAAGATTCTCGGGTGGAAGTAAAAAAAATGCCCGCGGCCGACCTGGCCAGCTTTGCCCGTCCCATTCGCCAGCGCTTTCAAGAAAGGGGCATAACGCCGCAGGATATAGAGGAGGCCATTGCCTGGGCGCGGGGCCATAAACCATGA
- a CDS encoding nucleotidyl transferase AbiEii/AbiGii toxin family protein, whose protein sequence is MTWLDLLKTARTILEKAGIPASEWSFGGGTALALFLQHRESRDIDIFFTDAQYLTLLTPRLNPTTAGMSSDYIEAASFLKLKLNTGEIDFIVAPYLTSPPYFRIELQDEQVNIETPAEIVLKKLFFRTETLKARDIIDTAAVYQERKGELLSQARLLLPRLDILQRRWTKLQQIYYREAQALLITQKELLEKAPALFTAFLHDVHRLS, encoded by the coding sequence GTGACCTGGCTGGATCTACTGAAAACTGCCCGTACCATACTGGAGAAGGCGGGCATTCCAGCTTCGGAATGGTCCTTTGGTGGTGGCACGGCCCTGGCCCTTTTCCTGCAACACCGGGAGAGCCGGGATATCGATATTTTCTTTACTGACGCCCAGTATCTCACCCTGCTCACACCCCGCCTGAATCCCACCACGGCCGGTATGAGTAGCGATTACATCGAAGCGGCCAGTTTTCTCAAGCTCAAGCTAAATACAGGGGAAATAGATTTTATTGTTGCCCCTTACCTGACCAGCCCACCGTATTTCCGCATCGAGCTGCAGGATGAACAAGTCAACATTGAGACCCCGGCGGAGATCGTGCTGAAAAAACTTTTTTTTCGCACGGAAACTTTAAAAGCCAGGGATATTATTGATACTGCCGCGGTCTATCAGGAAAGAAAAGGCGAATTATTGAGCCAGGCCCGCTTGCTTCTGCCCAGGCTGGATATTTTACAGCGCCGCTGGACCAAATTGCAGCAGATTTATTACCGGGAAGCACAGGCCCTGCTGATCACTCAAAAAGAGTTGCTGGAAAAGGCTCCCGCTCTGTTTACGGCATTTTTGCATGATGTCCACAGGCTATCCTGA
- the serS gene encoding serine--tRNA ligase — translation MLDIKLVRANPEKVEQALQKRGAQIGLEEFLQLDEQRRQKLVLVEQLKNRRNTVSEEIGRLKRAGQEPVEMMQEMRQVSARIKELDDELRGLEEQLHALLLTIPNIPHETVPTGKDEHDNQEVRRWGEIPRFSFAPRPHWEIGEMLDILDFERAGKVTGTRFTFLKGAGAALERAVFNFMLDVHTRQHGYTEIFPPFIVNAASMTGTGQLPKFAGDMFKLEGLDYYLIPTAEVPVTNLYAGEILDAARLPIYHCAYSACFRAEAGAAGRDTRGLIRQHQFNKVELVKFTRPEDSYEELELLTRNAERILQLLELPYRVVLLCTGDMGFASAKTYDIEVWLPSYQTYREISSCSNFEDFQARRANIRFKEGKQKPRFVHTLNGSGLAVGRTVAAILENYQQEDGSVRVPGALQPYMGGLTEIRPVK, via the coding sequence TTGCTGGACATTAAACTGGTCCGGGCCAACCCGGAAAAAGTGGAGCAGGCTCTGCAAAAGCGCGGCGCCCAGATCGGGCTGGAAGAATTTTTGCAGCTGGATGAGCAGCGACGGCAAAAGCTGGTACTGGTGGAGCAGCTGAAAAACCGGCGCAACACCGTATCCGAGGAAATCGGCCGCCTAAAGCGTGCCGGCCAGGAACCGGTGGAAATGATGCAGGAGATGCGCCAGGTGTCCGCCCGGATCAAAGAGCTGGACGACGAACTGCGCGGCCTGGAAGAGCAACTGCATGCCCTTTTGCTCACCATTCCCAACATTCCCCACGAAACCGTGCCCACGGGCAAAGACGAGCACGACAACCAGGAAGTGCGCCGCTGGGGCGAAATTCCCCGGTTTTCCTTTGCTCCCCGTCCCCACTGGGAGATCGGCGAAATGCTGGACATTCTGGACTTCGAGCGGGCCGGCAAGGTCACCGGCACGCGCTTTACCTTTTTAAAAGGCGCCGGGGCGGCCCTGGAGCGGGCCGTGTTCAACTTCATGCTGGACGTACATACCCGCCAGCACGGCTATACCGAAATTTTCCCGCCCTTTATTGTCAACGCCGCCAGCATGACGGGCACCGGCCAGCTGCCCAAATTTGCCGGCGACATGTTCAAGCTGGAGGGGCTGGACTACTACCTCATCCCCACGGCCGAAGTACCCGTCACCAACCTGTACGCGGGCGAGATCCTGGACGCCGCCCGCCTGCCCATCTACCACTGCGCCTACAGCGCCTGCTTCCGGGCCGAGGCCGGGGCGGCCGGGCGGGACACCCGGGGCCTCATTCGCCAGCACCAGTTCAACAAGGTGGAGCTGGTCAAATTCACCCGCCCCGAGGACTCCTACGAGGAGCTGGAGCTCTTAACCCGCAACGCCGAGCGCATCCTGCAACTGCTGGAGCTGCCCTACCGGGTGGTGCTGCTGTGCACGGGCGATATGGGCTTTGCCTCGGCCAAGACCTACGACATAGAGGTGTGGCTGCCCTCCTACCAGACCTACCGGGAGATATCCTCCTGCAGCAACTTCGAGGACTTCCAGGCCCGCCGGGCCAACATCCGCTTCAAAGAGGGCAAACAAAAGCCCCGCTTTGTGCACACTTTAAACGGCTCGGGTCTGGCCGTGGGCCGCACCGTGGCCGCCATCCTGGAAAACTACCAGCAGGAGGACGGCAGTGTGCGCGTGCCCGGGGCGCTGCAGCCCTACATGGGCGGGCTGACCGAAATCCGGCCGGTGAAATAG
- a CDS encoding response regulator transcription factor — MPARILIVEDDPNIAELVSIYLQAGGYETHTATGGPQALEMYRQLSPDLIILDLNLPGLDGREVCRRIRAAGGGLPIIMLTARDSREDKIAGLDDGADDYVVKPFDPLELTARVRARLRRAGVPAGAAGAAGAGAAVAPVLSGWCAGTEKPVAAHMPAIPPDREGGSAAVTTKPNGETLANVLPAVNTQAVARAGDLVVDIATFTATCRGCPLELTRRELQLLHHLLTHPEQVFSRDQLLDAVWGYDYAGETRTVDMHIRRLREKLAPHGADKYIKTVYGVGYKFSRR, encoded by the coding sequence ATGCCCGCCAGGATACTGATAGTGGAAGACGACCCCAACATTGCCGAGTTGGTTAGCATATATTTGCAAGCCGGGGGCTATGAGACCCACACTGCCACCGGCGGCCCCCAGGCGCTGGAGATGTACCGGCAGCTCAGCCCCGATTTGATCATTCTGGACCTGAACCTGCCCGGGCTGGACGGGCGGGAGGTGTGCCGGCGCATCCGCGCCGCGGGGGGAGGGCTGCCCATCATCATGCTCACCGCCCGGGACAGCCGGGAGGACAAAATCGCCGGCCTGGACGACGGGGCCGACGACTATGTGGTCAAGCCCTTCGATCCGCTGGAACTCACCGCCCGGGTGCGCGCCCGGCTGCGGCGGGCGGGTGTGCCGGCCGGTGCGGCCGGGGCAGCCGGTGCCGGTGCGGCTGTTGCGCCTGTCCTGTCCGGCTGGTGCGCCGGGACGGAAAAACCGGTTGCCGCGCATATGCCTGCCATTCCGCCGGATAGAGAGGGTGGGAGTGCAGCTGTCACTACCAAGCCGAATGGCGAAACCCTGGCAAACGTCTTGCCTGCCGTCAATACCCAGGCCGTGGCCCGCGCCGGCGACCTGGTGGTGGATATAGCTACTTTTACCGCCACCTGCCGGGGCTGCCCTCTGGAGCTCACCCGCCGCGAACTGCAGCTACTGCACCATTTGCTCACCCACCCGGAACAGGTTTTCAGCCGCGACCAGCTGCTGGACGCGGTCTGGGGCTACGACTACGCCGGGGAAACCCGCACCGTGGACATGCACATCCGCCGCCTGCGGGAAAAGCTGGCCCCGCACGGCGCCGATAAATATATCAAAACGGTTTACGGTGTGGGGTACAAGTTTTCCCGGCGCTAG